Proteins encoded in a region of the Eschrichtius robustus isolate mEscRob2 chromosome 14, mEscRob2.pri, whole genome shotgun sequence genome:
- the RNF185 gene encoding E3 ubiquitin-protein ligase RNF185 isoform X1: MASKGPSASASPENSSAGGPNGSSNGAGESGGQDSTFECNICLDTAKDAVISLCGHLFCWPCLHQWLETRPNRQVCPVCKAGISRDKVIPLYGRGSTGQQDPREKTPPRPQGQRPEPENRGEHKPTKCEDLWDCTGVAGREAGGPVLGFALNEVVVPDETVAPSWGFQGFGFGDGGFQMSFGIGAFPFGIFATAFNINDGRPPPAVPGTPQYVDEQFLSRLFLFVALVIMFWLLIA; this comes from the exons ATGGCAAGCAAAGGGCCCTCGGCCTCTGCATCTCCTGAGAACTCTAGTGCAGGGGGGCCCAACGGCAGCAGCAATGGCGCTGGTGAGAGCGGAGGGCAGGACAGCACCTTCGAGTGCAACATCTGCCTGGACACAGCCAAGGATGCCGTCATCAGCCTGTGTGGCCACCTCTTCTG TTGGCCGTGTTTACATCAG TGGTTGGAGACGAGACCTAACAGACAGGTGTGTCCAGTTTGCAAAGCTGGCATCAGCCGCGACAAGGTGATCCCCCTCTATGGCAGGGGCAGCACTGGGCAGCAGGACCCCAG AGAGAAGACTCCTCCCCGTCCTCAAGGACAGAGGCCAGAACCGGAGAACAGAGGG GAACATAAACCTACCAAATGTGAGGACTTGTGGGATTGTACAGGTGTTGCTGGAAGGGAGGCCGGAGGGCCAGTCCTCGGATTTGCACTGAATGAAGTGGTGGTTCCTGATGAAACAGTTGCACCTTCCTGG GGATTTCAAGGGTTTGGATTTGGAGATGGTGGCTTCCAGATGTCTTTTGGAATTGGGGCATTTCCCTTTGGCATATTTGCCACAGCATTTAACATAAACGATGGGCGGCCTCCTCCAG CTGTCCCCGGAACGCCCCAGTACGTGGACGAGCAGTTCCTGTCACGCCTGTTCCTGTTTGTGGCCCTGGTGATCATGTTCTGGCTATTGATTGCCTAA
- the RNF185 gene encoding E3 ubiquitin-protein ligase RNF185 isoform X2 → MASKGPSASASPENSSAGGPNGSSNGAGESGGQDSTFECNICLDTAKDAVISLCGHLFCWPCLHQWLETRPNRQVCPVCKAGISRDKVIPLYGRGSTGQQDPREKTPPRPQGQRPEPENRGGFQGFGFGDGGFQMSFGIGAFPFGIFATAFNINDGRPPPAVPGTPQYVDEQFLSRLFLFVALVIMFWLLIA, encoded by the exons ATGGCAAGCAAAGGGCCCTCGGCCTCTGCATCTCCTGAGAACTCTAGTGCAGGGGGGCCCAACGGCAGCAGCAATGGCGCTGGTGAGAGCGGAGGGCAGGACAGCACCTTCGAGTGCAACATCTGCCTGGACACAGCCAAGGATGCCGTCATCAGCCTGTGTGGCCACCTCTTCTG TTGGCCGTGTTTACATCAG TGGTTGGAGACGAGACCTAACAGACAGGTGTGTCCAGTTTGCAAAGCTGGCATCAGCCGCGACAAGGTGATCCCCCTCTATGGCAGGGGCAGCACTGGGCAGCAGGACCCCAG AGAGAAGACTCCTCCCCGTCCTCAAGGACAGAGGCCAGAACCGGAGAACAGAGGG GGATTTCAAGGGTTTGGATTTGGAGATGGTGGCTTCCAGATGTCTTTTGGAATTGGGGCATTTCCCTTTGGCATATTTGCCACAGCATTTAACATAAACGATGGGCGGCCTCCTCCAG CTGTCCCCGGAACGCCCCAGTACGTGGACGAGCAGTTCCTGTCACGCCTGTTCCTGTTTGTGGCCCTGGTGATCATGTTCTGGCTATTGATTGCCTAA